A portion of the Myxococcales bacterium genome contains these proteins:
- a CDS encoding EscR/YscR/HrcR family type III secretion system export apparatus protein, with translation MVSLLPFAFMSVTAFVKVSTVLQISKSALGAQSVPSNMVVMALAASLTVLAMMPTADKIIARAAPLVAKEKIETLALLQGGFEAVREPLREFLSKHASPQEKARFVSLVERQRGQATATDLSVLVPAFLVTELTEAFAIGFLIYLPFLVIEIVVTNVLLALGMQMLNPTQVSLPFKLLLFVAVDGWGLLAQALVDSYR, from the coding sequence ATGGTGTCGCTCCTCCCCTTCGCGTTCATGAGCGTCACCGCCTTCGTGAAGGTGTCCACGGTCCTTCAGATTTCGAAGAGCGCCCTCGGCGCCCAATCGGTCCCGTCGAACATGGTGGTGATGGCGCTCGCCGCCTCCTTGACCGTCCTCGCGATGATGCCGACGGCCGACAAGATCATCGCGCGTGCAGCGCCGCTCGTCGCAAAGGAGAAGATCGAGACACTCGCGCTCCTTCAAGGAGGCTTCGAAGCGGTCCGCGAACCTCTTCGCGAGTTCTTGTCGAAACACGCGAGCCCCCAGGAGAAGGCCCGCTTCGTCTCGCTCGTCGAGCGGCAGCGCGGACAAGCGACGGCCACGGACCTCTCGGTCCTCGTACCAGCCTTCTTGGTCACGGAGCTAACCGAGGCCTTCGCCATCGGATTTCTCATCTACCTGCCGTTCCTCGTCATCGAGATCGTCGTCACCAACGTGCTCCTCGCGCTCGGCATGCAGATGCTCAATCCGACGCAGGTGAGCCTGCCGTTCAAGTTGCTCCTCTTTGTGGCCGTCGACGGCTGGGGTCTCTTGGCGCAAGCGCTCGTCGACTCGTACCGCTGA
- a CDS encoding outer membrane beta-barrel protein yields the protein MRARSLLGLLGALFIVALERDAGAVERQHHVGAAGGLSILSIDDKSTTSVGGGGTLHYAYGLSDAFNLMVEGGYAVVALGEDKGGSIPATRPQSLAHAGAGVGYVLDVLQWVPYVGLLGKGYVLEGGSLDKTKLSFGGALAAGLDFQATRSFAVGAGVRQHFLLTDFSTYPSYTEALLRGEFIWGW from the coding sequence ATGCGTGCGAGAAGCCTGCTGGGGCTCCTCGGAGCGCTCTTCATCGTGGCCCTTGAGCGCGACGCCGGCGCCGTCGAGCGACAGCACCACGTGGGAGCTGCCGGTGGCCTTTCGATCTTGTCCATCGACGACAAATCGACGACGAGCGTGGGTGGTGGCGGAACGCTGCATTACGCGTACGGTCTCTCCGACGCGTTCAACCTGATGGTCGAAGGCGGCTACGCCGTCGTCGCACTGGGAGAAGACAAGGGCGGGAGCATCCCCGCGACGCGCCCGCAGTCGCTCGCCCACGCCGGCGCCGGCGTGGGCTACGTGCTCGACGTGCTCCAGTGGGTGCCCTACGTGGGGCTCTTGGGCAAAGGCTACGTGCTCGAGGGCGGATCGCTCGACAAGACCAAGCTCTCGTTTGGGGGAGCGCTCGCCGCTGGCCTCGATTTTCAAGCCACGCGCTCCTTCGCCGTCGGCGCCGGCGTCCGTCAGCACTTCCTCTTGACGGACTTCTCCACCTACCCGAGCTACACCGAGGCGTTGCTCAGGGGCGAGTTCATTTGGGGCTGGTAG
- a CDS encoding aspartate kinase, protein MRGAVVIVQKFGGTSVGSLERMRGVARRALRAQAEGHSVVVIVSAMSGETNRLLAMAHEITKVPDPREMDAIAATGEQVSAALVAMSIQAEGGKARSLLGHQVKILTDDAFTKARIKTIEGSRIAATIKSGEIAVVAGFQGMNEAGDITTLGRGGSDTSAVAVAAAIGADACEIFTDVDGVYTTDPNVCPSARKIPRISYEEMLELASLGAKVLQIRSVEIAMKYGVPVHVRSSFNDSEGTWVVSEDRSLEEVTVAGVAYDKNEARVHIVGAPDKPGVVADMFGALADKNVSVDMIIQSAQSESGRADVTFTVAKTDLARAKPYVAEIADKLGAREVRYDEDVVKVSIVGLGMRSHAGVAAKMFRLLADEGINIQAISTSEIKVSCLVAAKYTELAVRVLHDGFGLDRPAAAATSPK, encoded by the coding sequence ATGCGTGGAGCCGTGGTCATCGTCCAGAAATTCGGTGGCACTTCCGTGGGTTCGCTCGAGCGCATGCGGGGCGTCGCGCGACGAGCGCTTCGCGCGCAGGCGGAGGGCCACAGCGTGGTCGTCATCGTGAGCGCCATGAGCGGCGAGACCAACCGTCTCCTCGCCATGGCCCACGAGATCACCAAGGTCCCCGACCCGCGCGAGATGGACGCCATCGCCGCCACCGGCGAGCAGGTGTCGGCGGCGCTCGTCGCCATGTCGATTCAAGCGGAAGGCGGCAAGGCCCGCTCACTCTTGGGCCACCAGGTGAAGATCCTCACCGACGACGCGTTCACCAAGGCCCGCATCAAGACCATCGAGGGCTCGCGGATCGCGGCCACCATCAAGAGCGGCGAGATCGCGGTCGTCGCTGGCTTTCAAGGAATGAACGAAGCCGGTGACATCACCACGCTCGGACGCGGCGGCTCGGATACGAGCGCCGTCGCCGTCGCGGCGGCCATCGGCGCCGACGCCTGCGAGATCTTCACGGACGTCGACGGCGTCTACACGACCGATCCAAACGTGTGCCCCTCGGCGCGAAAGATCCCGCGAATCTCCTACGAAGAGATGCTTGAGCTCGCGTCACTCGGCGCGAAGGTGCTCCAGATACGCAGCGTAGAGATCGCGATGAAGTACGGCGTTCCGGTGCACGTGCGGAGCTCTTTCAACGACAGCGAAGGAACATGGGTCGTGAGCGAAGATCGATCTCTCGAAGAAGTCACCGTGGCCGGCGTGGCCTACGACAAGAACGAAGCGCGCGTGCACATCGTCGGTGCCCCGGACAAACCCGGCGTCGTGGCCGACATGTTCGGCGCGCTGGCAGACAAGAACGTCTCCGTCGACATGATCATCCAGAGCGCACAAAGCGAGAGCGGCCGCGCCGACGTGACCTTCACGGTAGCGAAGACCGACCTCGCGCGCGCAAAGCCCTACGTCGCTGAGATCGCCGACAAGCTCGGCGCCCGCGAAGTCCGCTACGACGAGGACGTCGTCAAGGTTTCGATCGTCGGTCTCGGCATGCGATCTCACGCCGGCGTCGCGGCCAAGATGTTCCGACTCCTCGCCGACGAGGGCATCAACATTCAGGCCATCTCGACCAGCGAGATCAAGGTCTCGTGCCTCGTGGCTGCAAAATACACAGAACTAGCCGTCCGGGTCCTGCACGACGGCTTTGGATTGGATCGCCCAGCAGCCGCCGCTACCAGCCCCAAATGA
- a CDS encoding MBOAT family protein: MLFNSVTYAGFLLATYVAYWLLRRERLARTAMLVGASYLFYFLGTLETSRAQDVPLGPVRWSVLCLAIIFVGSTLDYGIGRLLGRIEAPRARKALLLLSVAYYLGVLGLFKYWNFAVDSAVAVLAWGGLVVAPVHLRLVLPFGISFFTFETMSYTIDVYRRQITPAKRYLDYLLFVCFFPHLVAGPIVRPQQMLPQLEKAPLVSHEEQARALMRIATGLAKKMAIGDVLAVAIVAPVFDNPERYSSLEVLVAVYAYAIQIYADFSGYTDVALGSAALFGLRLPENFNRPYAATSIQDFWRRWHMTLSSWLRDYLYIPLGGNRGGGLATYRNLILTMLLGGLWHGASWNFVVWGGLHGGALAVTRWLERRGLKLPSFAAPLAGVATFHFVCFCWIFFRAPTFAHARLVLARLALLSTSVGNVSPRVAITVLLALLLHLTPRRMTDRVIDTFVKSPAWAQGLVLAGVAYAIHFASSVRSQPFVYGQF; encoded by the coding sequence ATGCTGTTCAACAGCGTCACCTACGCAGGCTTCCTCCTCGCGACGTACGTCGCCTATTGGCTCTTGCGACGCGAGCGGCTCGCCAGAACCGCGATGCTCGTGGGCGCCAGCTATCTCTTCTATTTCCTAGGCACGCTCGAGACCTCGCGCGCACAGGACGTCCCCCTCGGGCCCGTTCGGTGGAGCGTGCTCTGCCTCGCCATCATCTTCGTTGGCAGCACGCTCGACTACGGCATCGGCCGGCTCCTCGGCCGCATCGAGGCACCGCGGGCGCGGAAGGCGCTGCTCCTCCTGTCGGTGGCCTACTACCTCGGGGTGCTCGGTCTCTTCAAGTACTGGAACTTCGCCGTCGACTCGGCGGTGGCGGTCCTCGCGTGGGGCGGCCTCGTCGTCGCCCCCGTTCACCTTCGGCTCGTGCTGCCCTTCGGTATCTCGTTTTTTACGTTCGAGACGATGAGCTACACGATCGACGTCTACCGACGGCAGATCACGCCCGCGAAGCGCTACCTCGACTACCTCCTCTTTGTTTGCTTCTTTCCGCACCTCGTGGCGGGCCCCATCGTCCGCCCCCAACAGATGCTCCCGCAGCTTGAGAAGGCGCCTCTCGTGAGCCACGAGGAGCAGGCTCGAGCGCTCATGCGCATCGCGACCGGACTCGCGAAGAAGATGGCCATCGGCGACGTGCTTGCTGTCGCTATCGTGGCACCGGTCTTCGACAACCCGGAGCGGTACTCCTCACTCGAAGTTTTGGTGGCCGTCTACGCCTACGCCATCCAGATCTATGCTGACTTTTCCGGCTACACCGACGTCGCACTTGGCAGCGCCGCCCTCTTCGGGCTGCGACTGCCCGAGAACTTCAATCGTCCCTACGCGGCGACCAGCATCCAGGACTTCTGGCGCCGCTGGCACATGACGCTGAGCTCGTGGCTGCGCGACTACTTGTACATTCCACTGGGCGGCAATCGCGGCGGCGGACTCGCCACGTACCGCAACCTGATCCTCACGATGCTGCTCGGCGGCCTTTGGCATGGCGCGTCTTGGAACTTCGTCGTTTGGGGAGGCCTCCACGGTGGTGCGCTCGCGGTCACGCGCTGGCTTGAACGCCGCGGCCTCAAGCTCCCGTCCTTCGCGGCACCGCTGGCCGGTGTCGCGACGTTTCACTTCGTCTGCTTTTGCTGGATCTTCTTTCGCGCGCCCACGTTCGCTCACGCCCGTCTCGTCTTGGCGCGGCTGGCTCTTCTGTCGACGAGCGTTGGCAACGTATCGCCTCGGGTGGCGATTACCGTTCTCCTCGCCCTTCTGCTTCACCTCACGCCACGCCGAATGACCGACCGCGTCATTGACACGTTCGTGAAGAGCCCCGCCTGGGCGCAAGGCCTCGTGCTTGCCGGCGTCGCATACGCGATTCATTTCGCGTCGAGCGTCCGCTCCCAGCCCTTCGTCTACGGGCAGTTCTGA
- a CDS encoding thioredoxin domain-containing protein, with the protein MWPRSPFFAILTVVAVFLAGLSACGAPPSPEAATPVAVPVPEVARGNAGAGPGVRAFAVPEEGPIAVSPADPSWGDRTALVTIVAVGDFQCPFCARASATLEALKRDYGPDKLRIVWKHLPLPFHPEARPSAEAAAAVMLAAGSEAFWKFHDKIYSSQLSLTGAPYEDWAREIGVDAGAMRRAISSGAAAAKVDADVALAASIGATGTPTFFINGVLLSGAQPVERFKVSIDAELLKARAKLEAGVPRDKLFGVLAKENFSAPSRAPKRDDDDDTDDKIYRVPVAGSPSKGPSGALVTVVIFSDFQCPFCQRALATLAELDARYAGQLRFVWKDLPLSFHKRAEPAAELAREARAQKGDEGFWKAHDKLFASQSALDDADLERLAGELSLDVKKVSAAIQKHKHKAAIDADMALAEDFAVQGTPHFFINGRRLVGAQPVEKFAAVVDLELARAKGVLAKGAAPGDIYAAVTKDGQGPSEPEKRTIKVMAAAPAAGSPKAPVTIYEFSDFQCPFCERVGPTLTELKKTYGSRVRVVWRNLPLPFHSDAHLAAQAALEVQAQKGDAAFWKMHDMLFANQRGDGLKRPQLMAYAQEAGAGCQALWRGTRRGQAQSSRRRRRAGGGAGEHLGHAGLRDHVGGTGQGRHGCRVHAFWGAAARQVQEARGARPHRCIAEEGPSVAPRGPPKDQRH; encoded by the coding sequence ATGTGGCCGCGCTCGCCGTTCTTCGCGATTCTCACCGTCGTCGCCGTCTTCTTAGCCGGCCTTTCAGCTTGTGGGGCGCCGCCTTCGCCCGAGGCGGCCACGCCCGTCGCGGTGCCTGTGCCCGAGGTGGCTCGCGGTAACGCCGGCGCTGGCCCCGGCGTCCGAGCGTTCGCCGTGCCCGAAGAGGGCCCGATCGCCGTGTCGCCCGCCGACCCCAGCTGGGGCGATCGCACCGCGCTCGTGACAATCGTCGCCGTCGGCGACTTCCAGTGCCCGTTCTGCGCGCGCGCAAGCGCGACGCTCGAAGCGCTCAAGCGCGACTACGGGCCCGACAAACTTCGCATCGTGTGGAAGCACCTGCCCTTGCCCTTTCATCCGGAGGCGCGTCCTTCGGCCGAGGCCGCCGCGGCGGTGATGCTCGCGGCGGGTAGCGAAGCCTTCTGGAAGTTCCACGACAAGATCTACTCAAGCCAGTTGTCGCTGACGGGCGCCCCCTACGAGGATTGGGCCCGCGAAATCGGAGTCGACGCAGGAGCGATGCGGCGCGCCATCTCAAGCGGCGCGGCGGCGGCGAAGGTCGATGCGGATGTCGCGCTAGCGGCGTCTATCGGAGCCACCGGCACGCCGACGTTCTTCATCAACGGCGTCCTCCTCTCCGGCGCTCAGCCGGTCGAGCGATTCAAGGTCTCCATCGACGCCGAGCTCCTGAAAGCACGCGCGAAGCTTGAAGCCGGCGTCCCCAGGGACAAGCTCTTCGGCGTCTTGGCCAAGGAGAACTTCTCCGCGCCGAGCCGTGCGCCGAAGCGGGACGACGACGACGACACCGACGACAAGATCTACCGGGTGCCTGTCGCCGGGAGTCCCTCGAAAGGCCCGAGCGGCGCCCTTGTGACCGTGGTGATCTTCTCCGACTTCCAGTGCCCTTTCTGCCAACGGGCGCTCGCCACGCTCGCCGAGCTCGATGCCCGCTACGCGGGGCAGCTCCGCTTCGTGTGGAAGGATCTCCCGCTGTCCTTCCACAAGCGCGCCGAGCCGGCGGCAGAGCTCGCGCGCGAGGCTCGCGCGCAGAAAGGTGACGAAGGCTTCTGGAAGGCGCACGACAAGCTGTTCGCTTCGCAGTCGGCGCTCGACGACGCCGACCTCGAGCGGTTGGCCGGCGAGCTCTCGCTCGACGTGAAGAAGGTCTCCGCCGCGATTCAGAAGCACAAGCACAAGGCCGCCATCGATGCCGACATGGCGCTCGCAGAGGACTTCGCGGTTCAAGGTACGCCGCACTTCTTCATCAACGGTCGGCGGCTCGTCGGCGCGCAGCCGGTGGAGAAGTTCGCCGCCGTCGTTGACCTCGAGCTCGCCCGAGCGAAGGGCGTCCTCGCCAAGGGGGCCGCCCCGGGCGACATCTACGCGGCGGTTACGAAGGACGGCCAAGGCCCATCGGAGCCTGAGAAGCGCACCATCAAGGTGATGGCCGCCGCGCCCGCCGCCGGCAGCCCCAAGGCGCCCGTGACCATCTACGAGTTCTCGGACTTTCAGTGCCCGTTCTGCGAGCGCGTTGGGCCCACGCTGACCGAGCTGAAGAAGACGTATGGCTCGCGCGTGCGCGTGGTCTGGCGCAACCTTCCGCTGCCGTTCCACTCCGATGCGCACCTCGCGGCGCAGGCGGCACTCGAAGTCCAGGCGCAAAAAGGTGACGCGGCGTTTTGGAAGATGCACGACATGCTTTTCGCCAACCAGCGTGGCGACGGGCTAAAGCGCCCGCAGTTGATGGCGTACGCCCAAGAAGCTGGGGCTGGATGCCAAGCGCTTTGGCGAGGCACTCGACGCGGGCAAGCACAAAGCTCGCGTCGACGACGACGCGCAGGCGGCGGCGCAGGCGAACATCTCGGGCACGCCGGCCTTCGTGATCACGTCGGAGGCACCGGCCAAGGACGGCACGGTTGCAGGGTACATGCTTTCTGGGGCGCAGCCGCTCGGCAAGTTCAAGAAGCTCGTGGAGCGCGCCCTCACCGATGCATCGCAGAAGAAGGCCCGAGCGTGGCGCCCCGAGGGCCGCCCAAGGACCAGCGTCACTGA
- a CDS encoding serine/threonine protein kinase, with protein MASPSATPPMLGDDLPDLTGSVIGAKYRVDKLIGTGGMGTVWLGSHVKLGTRVAIKFIKPAHAASPDARRRFEIEAQAAAKLQSKHAVHVFDYGVTDDGLPYIVMEYLDGESLSEVLIRRGPLPADEVARIIRQAARALAKAHSAGIVHRDLKPDNIFLATNPDEAEGGEFNFTVKIVDFGIAKLYQEPISGGKAASPMGGPTQDGAVIGTPNFMAPEQLTIGGAPDALTDLWSLGACAFAAMTARIPFEGEVLGDIVLKVCAAPMPVPSQLNPELPVGFDAWFARACNRERAKRFQSAAELADALDAACGVPKGPRTPTLDEESVQYALKPASPEAVAALAEMEVPNPMSSRTALLAGLVLGLALMVGVLGFLAWRDRQVNDRLESPTTPSSSASAPAPR; from the coding sequence TTGGCCTCTCCCAGCGCGACCCCGCCCATGCTTGGTGACGACCTCCCGGACCTCACGGGTTCGGTGATCGGCGCCAAATACCGCGTCGACAAGCTCATCGGCACCGGCGGCATGGGCACCGTGTGGCTCGGCTCCCACGTGAAGCTCGGCACGCGGGTGGCGATCAAGTTCATCAAGCCGGCCCACGCGGCCAGCCCCGATGCGAGGCGCCGCTTCGAGATCGAAGCGCAAGCCGCCGCGAAGCTCCAGAGCAAACACGCCGTTCACGTCTTCGACTACGGCGTGACCGACGACGGCCTGCCGTACATCGTGATGGAGTACCTCGACGGCGAGTCGCTGTCCGAGGTCCTCATCCGCCGCGGCCCCCTCCCGGCCGACGAGGTGGCGCGCATCATTCGGCAGGCGGCGAGAGCGCTAGCAAAGGCGCACTCGGCGGGCATCGTTCACCGCGATCTCAAACCGGACAACATCTTCCTCGCGACGAACCCCGACGAGGCGGAGGGCGGCGAGTTCAACTTCACGGTCAAGATCGTCGACTTCGGAATCGCCAAGCTTTACCAGGAGCCGATCTCCGGCGGAAAGGCCGCGTCGCCCATGGGCGGCCCGACGCAAGACGGAGCCGTCATCGGCACCCCGAACTTCATGGCGCCGGAGCAACTCACCATCGGCGGCGCGCCCGACGCACTCACGGACCTTTGGTCGCTCGGCGCGTGCGCCTTCGCAGCGATGACGGCGCGTATCCCCTTCGAAGGCGAGGTCCTCGGCGACATCGTTCTGAAGGTATGCGCAGCGCCCATGCCCGTCCCGTCGCAGCTCAATCCAGAGCTCCCGGTCGGATTCGACGCGTGGTTCGCTCGCGCGTGCAACCGCGAGCGAGCGAAGCGTTTTCAGTCGGCGGCTGAGCTTGCCGACGCGCTCGACGCCGCCTGCGGCGTCCCCAAAGGCCCGCGCACGCCGACCTTGGACGAAGAGAGCGTGCAATACGCCCTCAAGCCTGCGAGTCCCGAGGCCGTCGCAGCGCTCGCCGAGATGGAGGTTCCGAATCCCATGTCGTCGCGCACCGCGCTCTTAGCGGGGCTCGTCTTGGGACTCGCGCTCATGGTGGGCGTGCTGGGCTTTCTTGCGTGGCGTGACCGCCAGGTCAACGACCGGCTCGAGAGCCCAACGACGCCGTCGTCATCGGCGTCGGCGCCAGCACCGCGCTAG
- a CDS encoding VWA domain-containing protein, with protein MRNPSLPVGLGSTRRHSSFVPALALSGLPFLVAATGCHSASKAPAAVDREASAASTSAPEAPTRPQDAKGTFAALEEAPAATAKHRAGPSGAKMRRFDSPGESSPRPLATAAMAPAASLAPMAPPPEAGGLLRGTRGRAEGDGVGVGPMRLRLDPNARYATTYRPGGAMLAAFDAAVARGSLPAAYRELVSDFGARYAPNMETPKGQALTFKVETERSAAAPGGGFMHLRVAMRSAEESSGRSPLSVHVVLDVSGSMDGVPIENAKKAAQKLVDRLEPTDVVSITTFSDSATVLVPAGTVGPRRGFITARINGITANGGTNISSGLDLGYSEARKAEATQTATKIVMLLSDGMANAGDTNPQSLAARGASALADGVQTSTFGVGDSFDAALMANVADRGAGGYYYLKDSSQISAALATELDARLQPVAQAVEVRVRLKPDVTPVRIYGSRELGADEAQNVRAQELVVDALAAKKSGIAQDRKDDAQGGMRFFMPAFARADRHAMLLELKLPPGVGERAIASVEIKYKDLLRKKNVTEEITVRTHYAGSDGDSAKTTNASVVATMQAFSAGDAILRASELATGGRRQEASVILRERAELLKRAQSSLNEPRLADDAMRLAKLASITAGETNSVEPVPLAILLRGSGYGYLR; from the coding sequence ATGAGGAATCCGTCATTGCCCGTTGGCCTGGGGTCAACGCGGCGTCACTCGAGCTTTGTGCCTGCGCTTGCGCTCTCCGGCCTCCCCTTCCTCGTCGCGGCCACGGGCTGCCACTCGGCGTCGAAGGCCCCAGCGGCCGTGGACCGCGAGGCGAGCGCCGCGAGTACGAGCGCCCCCGAAGCTCCCACGCGACCCCAGGACGCGAAGGGGACATTCGCGGCCCTCGAGGAGGCGCCGGCGGCGACCGCAAAGCACCGGGCCGGACCCTCGGGCGCCAAGATGCGGCGCTTCGACTCGCCGGGCGAATCCTCACCGCGTCCGCTGGCAACCGCAGCGATGGCGCCGGCCGCGTCGTTGGCTCCGATGGCTCCGCCACCCGAAGCGGGAGGGCTCCTCCGAGGCACGCGCGGCCGCGCCGAAGGCGATGGCGTTGGCGTTGGTCCGATGCGGCTGCGTCTCGATCCGAACGCCCGCTACGCGACGACCTACCGTCCCGGTGGAGCGATGCTCGCGGCCTTCGACGCTGCCGTCGCCCGCGGCTCGCTGCCCGCGGCCTACCGCGAGCTCGTGAGCGACTTCGGGGCGCGCTACGCGCCGAACATGGAGACGCCCAAAGGGCAGGCGCTGACCTTCAAGGTGGAGACCGAGAGGAGCGCGGCCGCACCGGGCGGCGGCTTCATGCACTTGCGCGTCGCGATGCGCTCCGCGGAAGAGAGCTCGGGTCGATCACCGCTCTCCGTTCACGTCGTCTTGGACGTGAGCGGCTCCATGGACGGCGTGCCCATCGAGAACGCCAAGAAGGCGGCGCAAAAGCTCGTCGACCGCCTCGAGCCAACCGACGTCGTGTCGATCACGACGTTCTCCGATTCGGCCACAGTCCTGGTGCCCGCCGGCACCGTCGGCCCACGCCGAGGGTTCATCACAGCGCGCATCAACGGCATCACCGCCAACGGGGGCACGAACATCTCGTCGGGCCTCGACCTCGGTTACTCGGAGGCGCGCAAGGCGGAGGCGACGCAGACCGCGACCAAGATCGTCATGCTCCTCTCTGATGGCATGGCGAACGCGGGGGACACCAACCCGCAGTCGCTAGCGGCGCGCGGCGCCAGCGCGCTCGCCGATGGCGTGCAGACCAGCACCTTCGGCGTTGGCGACAGCTTCGACGCGGCGCTCATGGCCAACGTCGCCGACCGAGGTGCCGGGGGTTACTACTACCTGAAGGACTCGTCGCAGATCAGCGCGGCCCTCGCGACGGAGCTCGACGCGCGGCTCCAACCGGTGGCGCAGGCCGTCGAGGTCCGCGTGCGCCTCAAGCCCGACGTCACGCCGGTGCGCATCTACGGCTCCCGTGAGCTCGGCGCCGACGAGGCGCAGAACGTGCGCGCGCAGGAGCTCGTGGTGGACGCGCTGGCCGCGAAGAAGAGCGGCATCGCCCAGGACCGCAAGGACGACGCGCAAGGCGGCATGCGGTTCTTCATGCCGGCCTTCGCGCGCGCCGACCGTCACGCGATGCTGCTCGAGCTCAAGCTGCCGCCTGGCGTTGGAGAGCGCGCCATCGCGAGCGTGGAGATTAAGTACAAGGACCTCCTCCGCAAGAAGAACGTCACCGAGGAGATCACGGTGCGGACCCACTACGCGGGCAGCGATGGCGACAGCGCAAAGACCACCAACGCCAGCGTCGTAGCCACGATGCAGGCGTTCTCGGCCGGCGACGCCATCCTGCGGGCCTCGGAGCTCGCCACGGGTGGTCGGCGGCAGGAGGCCAGCGTCATCTTGCGTGAGCGCGCGGAGCTGCTCAAGCGGGCGCAGTCGAGCTTGAACGAGCCGCGCCTCGCAGACGACGCGATGAGGCTTGCGAAGCTCGCGAGCATCACCGCAGGCGAAACGAACAGCGTCGAACCGGTGCCCTTGGCGATCCTCCTGCGAGGCTCCGGGTACGGCTACCTGCGATGA
- a CDS encoding SUMF1/EgtB/PvdO family nonheme iron enzyme, whose amino-acid sequence MKLRLIVLLLLSACGTPTVHAGSADGGPPPASYVADIDGGKIIADGKGTSTAGGEGPGVAPECTAVDPAKVAVSDMALVPAGPFTMGCNESVDQECRADERPSHEVTLKAFEIDKTEVTRAQYYLCVASGACTFPKCPWDPCAKPTVPVSCLTRSQALTYCEFVGKRLPSEAEWEKSARGTDGRKYPWGNEAPTCALANIAGCGTDLEPVGMHPGNASPYGVLDLAGNVVEWTTDFYEAEYYATSPGVDPTGPQSASHYVGRGGGYLSEAVWHRTGSRDSYIAGYTRVSLGVRCAR is encoded by the coding sequence ATGAAGCTCCGCCTCATCGTGCTCCTCCTCCTGTCGGCGTGTGGGACACCCACCGTCCACGCGGGAAGCGCCGATGGTGGGCCGCCGCCGGCGAGCTACGTCGCCGACATCGATGGCGGGAAGATCATCGCCGACGGCAAGGGCACGAGCACCGCGGGCGGCGAAGGCCCTGGCGTAGCCCCCGAGTGCACCGCGGTGGACCCGGCCAAGGTGGCGGTGAGCGACATGGCGCTCGTGCCCGCCGGGCCTTTCACCATGGGTTGCAATGAGAGCGTCGACCAAGAGTGCCGCGCAGACGAGCGTCCGTCGCACGAAGTGACGCTCAAGGCCTTCGAGATCGACAAGACCGAGGTGACGCGCGCGCAATATTACCTGTGCGTTGCCAGCGGGGCGTGCACGTTCCCGAAGTGCCCATGGGATCCGTGCGCCAAGCCGACGGTGCCCGTGAGCTGCCTCACGCGGAGCCAGGCACTGACGTATTGCGAGTTCGTCGGCAAGCGCCTGCCTTCGGAGGCCGAGTGGGAGAAGTCCGCGCGTGGTACCGACGGTCGGAAATACCCCTGGGGAAATGAAGCGCCCACGTGCGCGCTCGCGAACATCGCTGGGTGCGGGACCGATCTCGAGCCCGTCGGGATGCACCCCGGCAACGCGAGCCCTTACGGCGTCCTCGACCTCGCGGGCAACGTCGTGGAGTGGACGACGGATTTCTACGAGGCGGAGTACTACGCGACGTCGCCGGGAGTTGACCCGACGGGGCCCCAGAGCGCCTCGCACTACGTCGGTCGTGGAGGTGGCTACCTGAGCGAAGCCGTCTGGCACCGCACGGGCTCCCGAGACAGCTACATCGCGGGGTACACCCGGGTCTCCCTCGGCGTGCGCTGCGCGCGCTGA
- a CDS encoding flagellar biosynthetic protein FliO — protein sequence MSATRTVVEALLTLLVVAVAVFAALALARRAGVGRGFGAAELVGHLPLEARRAIYLVKVGGRVLVVGASEAGLAKLGEVDGDLVATPTPRPKTFGDALAQILAARGPKAKDGERDREHQVEP from the coding sequence GTGAGCGCGACTCGAACCGTCGTCGAAGCCCTCTTGACGCTCCTCGTGGTCGCCGTCGCGGTCTTTGCCGCGCTGGCGCTCGCTCGGCGTGCGGGCGTGGGCCGGGGCTTCGGCGCCGCCGAGCTGGTGGGCCACCTTCCGCTCGAGGCGCGCCGGGCCATCTACCTCGTGAAAGTGGGAGGCCGAGTGCTCGTCGTCGGAGCGTCGGAAGCGGGGCTCGCCAAACTGGGCGAGGTCGACGGAGATCTCGTCGCGACACCTACGCCGCGCCCGAAGACCTTCGGCGACGCGCTGGCGCAGATCCTCGCGGCGCGCGGTCCCAAGGCAAAGGACGGCGAACGCGACCGCGAGCACCAGGTCGAGCCGTGA